One segment of Phaeacidiphilus oryzae TH49 DNA contains the following:
- a CDS encoding PDR/VanB family oxidoreductase — protein MPSNPPVPAERPGNIFHPERPDRLMSALTLLNDALVPRLTLPGLRRSRRLPDPRPAPPLRLAVRERRQVAEDAVELTLARPAGAGGPLPSWQPGCHLDVTLPSGRVRQYSLCGDPDDRGCYRIAVRRLDGGRGGSLEVHQELAPGRELTVSGPRNAFPFAAEPAVLLLAGGIGITPVLPMAREAARRGLDWRLVHTGRSRDSLPFRAELEELSGDSGRVRFHTYDTDGFPDAAELLAQAPRPDAAVYCCGPTELLDDVRLALPGTRLRALHAERFSPAPVVGGKPFRLRLGDGTEVAVPADRTALDALLEARPQAPFSCRQGFCGTCRVTVRQGTPEHRDHRLTDQERADGSMLICVSRAPEGHTLEIDA, from the coding sequence ATGCCCAGCAACCCACCGGTGCCCGCAGAGCGCCCCGGCAACATCTTCCACCCCGAGCGCCCGGACCGGCTGATGAGCGCGCTCACCCTCCTCAACGACGCGCTGGTCCCCCGGCTCACCCTGCCCGGGCTGCGGCGCAGCCGGCGGCTGCCGGACCCGCGCCCGGCCCCGCCGCTCCGGCTCGCGGTCCGTGAGCGGCGCCAGGTCGCCGAGGACGCGGTGGAGCTGACCCTGGCCCGGCCCGCGGGCGCCGGCGGGCCGCTGCCGTCCTGGCAGCCCGGCTGCCATCTGGACGTCACCCTGCCCTCCGGCCGGGTCCGGCAGTACTCGCTCTGCGGGGACCCCGACGACCGCGGCTGCTACCGGATCGCCGTCCGCCGCCTCGACGGCGGCCGCGGCGGCTCCCTGGAGGTCCACCAGGAGCTGGCGCCCGGGCGGGAGTTGACGGTCTCCGGGCCGCGCAACGCCTTCCCCTTCGCCGCCGAGCCGGCCGTCCTCCTGCTCGCCGGCGGGATCGGCATCACCCCCGTGCTGCCGATGGCCAGGGAGGCCGCCCGGCGCGGACTCGACTGGCGCCTGGTGCACACCGGCCGCTCCCGGGACAGCCTGCCGTTCCGCGCGGAACTGGAGGAGCTCTCGGGGGACTCCGGGCGGGTCCGCTTCCACACCTACGACACCGACGGCTTCCCGGACGCCGCAGAACTGCTCGCGCAAGCCCCGCGCCCGGACGCCGCCGTCTACTGCTGCGGCCCCACCGAGCTGCTGGACGACGTCCGGCTGGCGCTCCCCGGCACCCGGCTGCGCGCGCTCCACGCCGAGCGCTTCTCCCCCGCCCCGGTGGTCGGCGGGAAGCCGTTCCGGCTCCGCCTCGGCGACGGCACCGAGGTGGCGGTCCCCGCCGACCGGACCGCCCTGGACGCCCTGCTGGAGGCCCGCCCGCAGGCGCCGTTCTCCTGCCGCCAGGGCTTCTGCGGCACCTGCCGGGTCACCGTCCGGCAGGGCACCCCCGAGCACCGCGACCACCGCCTCACCGACCAGGAGCGGGCCGACGGATCCATGCTGATCTGCGTCTCCCGCGCCCCCGAGGGCCACACCCTGGAGATCGACGCATGA
- a CDS encoding M24 family metallopeptidase produces the protein MTATAPASATESAARPLPPFPWTDRDLDRFREVQQLAYRCAEGVAAWIGPGVTERQTAAELRRRLIAEGVRDFFHIPFAWFGERTAFRRFRTPLQFFPTDRRLSEGMPYVLDCAPIVDGYTADIGYGGRIGGTGANPVWDKLTEDLAGYRELILAEVRAGRPLADVYRAVDERIIRDGYENRHQVYPGRVIGHQVTRLHSRLPSGVNLFGFGVRTLQTLGRELVGERIQGRSPLWADGRASRHPATPGLWAVEPHIAFRDTGTKFEELLVVTGDPANPAYWLDDDLPHVRRWTAGPSGQAAATSAAPATPSSQ, from the coding sequence ATGACCGCGACCGCGCCCGCGAGCGCAACCGAGAGCGCCGCCCGCCCCCTCCCGCCCTTCCCGTGGACCGACCGCGACCTCGACCGCTTCCGCGAGGTCCAGCAGCTCGCCTACCGCTGCGCCGAGGGCGTGGCCGCCTGGATCGGACCGGGCGTGACGGAGCGTCAGACCGCCGCCGAGCTGCGCCGCCGGCTGATCGCCGAGGGCGTGCGGGACTTCTTCCACATCCCCTTCGCCTGGTTCGGCGAGCGCACCGCCTTCCGCCGGTTCCGCACCCCGCTGCAGTTCTTCCCCACCGACCGCAGGCTCTCCGAGGGCATGCCGTACGTGCTGGACTGCGCGCCGATCGTGGACGGCTACACCGCGGACATCGGCTACGGCGGCCGGATCGGCGGCACCGGCGCCAACCCGGTCTGGGACAAGCTCACCGAGGACCTGGCCGGCTACCGCGAGCTGATCCTCGCCGAGGTCCGCGCCGGCCGGCCGCTGGCCGACGTCTACCGGGCCGTCGACGAGCGGATCATCCGGGACGGCTACGAGAACCGCCACCAGGTCTACCCGGGCCGGGTCATCGGCCACCAGGTCACCCGGCTGCACAGCCGGCTCCCCAGCGGGGTCAACCTCTTCGGCTTCGGCGTCCGCACCCTCCAGACCCTGGGGCGGGAACTGGTCGGCGAGCGGATCCAGGGCCGCTCCCCGCTGTGGGCCGACGGCCGCGCCTCCCGGCACCCCGCCACCCCCGGCCTGTGGGCGGTGGAGCCGCATATCGCCTTCCGCGACACCGGCACCAAGTTCGAGGAACTCCTCGTCGTCACCGGCGACCCGGCGAACCCGGCCTACTGGCTGGACGACGACCTGCCCCACGTCCGCCGCTGGACGGCCGGCCCGAGCGGCCAGGCGGCGGCGACCAGCGCCGCCCCCGCCACCCCGTCCAGCCAGTAG
- a CDS encoding phosphatase PAP2 family protein — MLLLFALWEFAGQWSLGQGDDAVARGQAIWGAERALRLPSEAWLQSALLPQHWLIQGANYYYAVMHFGVMIGFLLWVFLRHRSAYPRVRALLVTVTGASLLVQLLPVAPPRLVSGTGMVDTGLAYGQSVYAGAGAAGVTADGLAAMPSVHVAWCVLVAACVLSVSRSRWRWLALLHVALTVLVVVVTANHYWLDGVAGAALVAAAWPLGPAVQRRTWGRSSSSQ; from the coding sequence ATGCTGCTGCTCTTCGCGCTCTGGGAGTTCGCGGGGCAGTGGTCGCTGGGGCAGGGGGACGACGCGGTCGCGCGCGGGCAGGCGATCTGGGGCGCCGAGCGGGCGCTGCGGCTGCCCAGCGAGGCGTGGCTGCAGAGCGCGCTGCTGCCGCAGCACTGGCTGATCCAGGGGGCCAACTACTACTACGCGGTCATGCACTTCGGGGTGATGATCGGTTTCCTCCTCTGGGTGTTCCTGCGGCATCGGTCGGCGTATCCGCGCGTCCGCGCGCTGCTGGTGACCGTCACGGGGGCGTCCCTGCTGGTGCAGCTGCTACCGGTGGCCCCGCCCCGGCTGGTGAGCGGGACGGGGATGGTGGACACCGGGCTGGCGTACGGCCAGTCCGTCTACGCCGGGGCGGGCGCGGCCGGGGTGACCGCCGACGGGCTGGCCGCCATGCCCTCGGTGCATGTGGCCTGGTGTGTGCTGGTGGCCGCCTGCGTGCTGTCCGTCTCGCGGTCGCGCTGGCGATGGCTGGCGCTGCTGCATGTGGCGCTGACCGTGCTGGTGGTCGTGGTGACGGCGAACCACTACTGGCTGGACGGGGTGGCGGGGGCGGCGCTGGTCGCCGCCGCCTGGCCGCTCGGGCCGGCCGTCCAGCGGCGGACGTGGGGCAGGTCGTCGTCCAGCCAGTAG
- a CDS encoding nucleotide sugar dehydrogenase translates to MRICVVALGKIGLPLAVQFASKGHQVIGADVDERVVRAVNEGVEPFPGETDLDVRLKENVLAGRLTATTATREAVARSEAVVVVVPLFVDEDGVPDFGWMDSATKEIAAGLRPGTLVSYETTLPVGTTRERWAPMLEEGSGLRAGTDFSLVFSPERVFTGRVFADLRRYPKLVGGIDAASGRRGVEFYEAVLDFDRRGDLARENGVWNLGSAEASELAKLAETTYRDVNIGLANQFARYADRMGVDVLKVIEACNSQPFSHIHQPGIAVGGHCIPIYPQMYLWNDPDATVVRAARTANREMPAYAVGLLEGAFGELDGVDVLVLGAAYRGGVKETAFSGVFGVVDALRERGARPYVSDPLYGAEELAELGLPAWDGEREVVAAIVQADHAEYRTLGAADLSGLQVLVDGRRVTDPTRWEGVRRVVIGG, encoded by the coding sequence ATGCGGATCTGTGTGGTGGCGCTCGGGAAGATCGGCCTGCCGCTGGCCGTGCAGTTCGCGTCCAAGGGGCACCAGGTGATCGGTGCGGACGTGGACGAGCGGGTCGTGCGGGCGGTGAACGAGGGGGTCGAGCCGTTCCCCGGCGAGACCGACCTGGACGTCAGGCTCAAGGAGAACGTCCTGGCCGGCCGGCTGACCGCGACCACCGCCACCCGGGAGGCGGTGGCCAGGTCGGAGGCCGTCGTGGTGGTCGTGCCGCTCTTCGTGGACGAGGACGGGGTGCCCGACTTCGGGTGGATGGACTCCGCCACCAAGGAGATCGCGGCCGGTCTGCGACCGGGGACGCTGGTCTCCTACGAGACCACGCTGCCGGTCGGCACCACCCGGGAGCGCTGGGCGCCGATGCTGGAGGAGGGCAGCGGGCTGCGGGCCGGCACCGACTTCTCGCTGGTCTTCAGCCCCGAGCGGGTCTTCACCGGGCGGGTCTTCGCCGACCTGCGCCGCTACCCGAAGCTGGTGGGCGGGATCGACGCCGCCTCCGGCCGGCGCGGGGTCGAGTTCTACGAGGCGGTGCTCGACTTCGACCGGCGGGGCGACCTGGCGCGGGAGAACGGGGTGTGGAACCTCGGCTCCGCGGAGGCCTCCGAGCTGGCGAAGCTCGCCGAGACCACCTACCGGGATGTCAACATCGGTCTTGCGAACCAGTTCGCGCGGTACGCGGACCGGATGGGCGTCGACGTCCTCAAGGTGATCGAGGCCTGCAACTCGCAGCCGTTCAGCCACATCCACCAGCCCGGGATCGCGGTCGGCGGGCACTGCATCCCGATCTACCCGCAGATGTACCTGTGGAACGACCCGGACGCGACGGTGGTGCGGGCGGCGCGGACCGCCAACCGGGAGATGCCGGCGTACGCGGTCGGGCTGCTGGAAGGCGCTTTCGGGGAGCTCGACGGGGTGGACGTGCTGGTGCTGGGCGCGGCCTACCGGGGCGGGGTCAAGGAGACCGCGTTCTCCGGGGTGTTCGGCGTGGTGGATGCGCTGCGGGAGCGCGGGGCGCGGCCGTATGTCAGTGACCCGCTGTACGGTGCGGAGGAGCTGGCGGAGCTGGGGCTTCCGGCCTGGGACGGGGAGCGGGAGGTGGTCGCGGCGATCGTGCAGGCGGACCACGCGGAGTACCGGACGCTGGGGGCGGCGGATCTGAGCGGGCTTCAGGTGCTGGTGGACGGGCGGCGGGTGACGGACCCCACGCGGTGGGAGGGGGTTCGGAGGGTCGTCATCGGGGGGTAG
- the wecB gene encoding non-hydrolyzing UDP-N-acetylglucosamine 2-epimerase, producing the protein MKVMSVVGARPQLVKLAPMAEALTAAGHEHLIVHTGQHYDADLSDVFFDGLGIPEPDVHLGAGSGSHGAQTGAVLAGLDPVLEHTRPDRVLVYGDTNSTLAGALAAVKLGLPVAHLEAGLRSFNRRMPEEHNRVLTDHCADLLLAPTEEAVRHLAAEGLAERTRLVGDVMVDVCLRVRDQVAGAQVRGLPEDVNPRETYLLATLHRAENTDDPERLAALIGALAALPYPVALMAHPRLVDRAERQGLKLQQGAIRVGRPLPYAAMVGAVLGSAGVVTDSGGLQKEAYLLGRVCTTLRTETEWPETMAGGWNRLVADPHRLSAAEWSEIALRPAPEGSRGEPYGDGRAAARAAAALTEEM; encoded by the coding sequence GTGAAGGTGATGAGCGTGGTCGGGGCCCGGCCGCAGCTGGTCAAGCTGGCACCGATGGCGGAGGCGCTGACCGCGGCCGGGCACGAGCACCTGATCGTGCACACCGGGCAGCACTACGACGCCGACCTGTCCGACGTCTTCTTCGACGGCCTCGGCATCCCCGAGCCCGACGTCCACCTCGGCGCCGGATCCGGCAGCCACGGGGCGCAGACCGGAGCGGTGCTGGCCGGCCTCGACCCGGTGCTCGAACACACCCGGCCGGACCGGGTGCTGGTCTACGGCGACACCAACTCCACGCTGGCCGGCGCCCTCGCGGCGGTGAAGCTGGGCCTGCCGGTGGCCCATCTGGAGGCCGGGCTGCGGTCCTTCAACCGGCGGATGCCCGAGGAGCACAACCGGGTGCTCACCGACCACTGCGCCGACCTGCTGCTGGCCCCCACCGAGGAGGCCGTCCGGCACCTCGCCGCCGAGGGCCTCGCCGAGCGGACCCGGCTGGTCGGCGACGTGATGGTGGACGTCTGCCTGCGGGTCCGCGACCAGGTCGCCGGGGCGCAGGTGCGGGGCCTGCCGGAGGACGTCAACCCGCGCGAGACCTACCTGCTGGCCACCCTCCACCGGGCGGAGAACACCGACGACCCCGAGCGGCTGGCCGCGCTGATCGGCGCGCTGGCGGCACTGCCGTACCCGGTGGCGCTGATGGCGCACCCGCGGCTGGTGGACCGGGCCGAGCGGCAGGGGCTGAAGCTCCAGCAGGGCGCCATCCGCGTCGGCCGCCCGCTGCCGTACGCGGCGATGGTGGGCGCGGTGCTCGGCTCGGCCGGGGTCGTCACCGACTCGGGCGGGCTGCAGAAGGAGGCCTATCTGCTGGGCCGGGTCTGCACGACGCTCCGCACCGAGACCGAGTGGCCGGAGACCATGGCCGGCGGCTGGAACCGGCTGGTCGCCGATCCGCACCGGCTCAGCGCGGCCGAGTGGTCGGAGATCGCCCTGCGCCCGGCCCCGGAGGGCTCGCGCGGCGAGCCGTACGGGGACGGGCGGGCGGCAGCGCGTGCGGCCGCCGCGCTGACAGAAGAGATGTGA
- a CDS encoding Gfo/Idh/MocA family protein — protein sequence MSKGDERISETGVRLRAGLVGLGAMGRNHCRVLRGLDGVELVGVVDPLGDPHGAATGVPVLSTVEELLALGVDYAVVACPTAYHEEIGLKLAVNGVHALIEKPLAHSVEAARRLVDAFEAQQLVAAVGHIERYNPALVALRARLENGDLGEVFQVVTRRQGPFPHRIADVGVVKDLGTHDIDLTAWVTGQAYHSVAAHTAHRSGREHEDMVAVVGRLDGGAIANHLVNWLSPLKERVTVVTGERGCFVADTLTADLTYYANGALTTEWEALRAFRGVSEGDMVRYAINKREPLLAEHLAFRDAVAGLPSELVTLRQGLRTVEVAEAVLRSARLGGTVDLEPEPPVTPATPEQRGEQTPEHKHEEAVAP from the coding sequence GTGAGCAAGGGAGACGAGCGGATCTCCGAGACCGGGGTCAGGCTGCGGGCGGGCCTCGTCGGGCTGGGGGCGATGGGCCGCAACCACTGCCGGGTGCTGCGCGGCCTGGACGGGGTCGAGCTGGTCGGCGTGGTGGACCCCCTGGGCGACCCCCACGGGGCGGCCACCGGGGTGCCGGTGCTCTCCACCGTCGAGGAGCTGCTGGCCCTCGGCGTGGACTACGCGGTGGTGGCCTGCCCGACCGCGTACCACGAGGAGATCGGGTTGAAGCTGGCGGTGAACGGGGTGCACGCCCTGATCGAGAAGCCGCTGGCGCACTCGGTGGAGGCCGCCCGCCGGCTGGTGGACGCCTTCGAGGCGCAGCAGCTGGTCGCGGCCGTCGGCCACATCGAGCGCTACAACCCGGCGCTGGTCGCGCTGCGGGCGCGGCTGGAGAACGGCGACCTGGGCGAGGTCTTCCAGGTGGTGACGCGCCGTCAGGGCCCGTTCCCGCACCGGATCGCCGACGTCGGCGTGGTCAAGGACCTCGGCACCCACGACATCGACCTCACCGCCTGGGTCACCGGCCAGGCGTACCACTCGGTGGCCGCGCACACCGCGCACCGCAGCGGACGCGAGCACGAGGACATGGTCGCGGTGGTCGGCCGGCTGGACGGCGGGGCGATCGCCAACCACCTGGTCAACTGGCTGTCCCCGCTCAAGGAGCGGGTCACCGTGGTGACCGGCGAGCGCGGCTGCTTCGTCGCCGACACCCTCACCGCCGACCTCACCTACTACGCCAACGGCGCGCTCACCACCGAGTGGGAGGCGCTGCGGGCGTTCCGCGGGGTCAGCGAGGGCGACATGGTGCGGTACGCGATCAACAAGCGGGAGCCGCTGCTCGCCGAGCACCTGGCCTTCCGGGACGCGGTCGCCGGGCTGCCCAGCGAGCTGGTGACGCTCCGTCAGGGGCTGCGCACCGTCGAGGTGGCGGAGGCGGTGCTGCGCTCGGCGCGGCTCGGCGGGACGGTCGACCTGGAGCCGGAGCCGCCGGTCACCCCGGCGACCCCGGAGCAGCGCGGGGAACAGACGCCCGAGCACAAGCACGAGGAGGCGGTCGCTCCGTGA
- a CDS encoding DegT/DnrJ/EryC1/StrS family aminotransferase, with the protein MSRPVDQVPAAKPVIGEEEIEAAVRVLRSGQVVQGPEVAAFEEEFGQLVDGRYCVAVNSGTSALWLALMGLGIGPGDEVIVPSFSFAATANAVRLVGATPVFADIERGSFCLDPEAVAAAITPLTAAIMPVHLYGHPAAMDRITPIAEKHGLALVEDAAQAHAATLHGRPVGAFGAAGCFSFYPTKNMHALEGGMVTVADPELARKLRLLRNQGMERRYANEVVGANLRMTDVSAAIGRVQLGRLPGWTDQRRANAKALDAGIRRLVTPPVADGAQHVYHQYTVRVPGNGRPDRDAVQQALAGRGVGSAVYYPTPIHRLAPFRAAVTGRNGADLPETERAAAEVLSLPVHPSLTRSELDRVISAVNALGGVL; encoded by the coding sequence ATGAGCCGTCCGGTGGACCAGGTACCGGCCGCGAAGCCGGTCATCGGCGAGGAGGAGATCGAGGCCGCGGTGCGGGTGCTGCGCAGCGGCCAGGTCGTCCAGGGGCCCGAGGTGGCCGCGTTCGAGGAGGAGTTCGGGCAGCTGGTGGACGGCCGGTACTGCGTCGCCGTCAACTCCGGCACCTCGGCGCTGTGGCTGGCGCTGATGGGTCTCGGCATCGGGCCGGGGGACGAGGTGATCGTCCCCTCCTTCTCCTTCGCCGCCACCGCCAACGCGGTCCGGCTGGTCGGGGCCACGCCGGTGTTCGCGGACATCGAGCGCGGCTCGTTCTGCCTCGACCCGGAGGCGGTCGCGGCCGCGATCACCCCGCTCACCGCGGCGATCATGCCGGTGCACCTCTACGGGCATCCGGCGGCGATGGACCGGATCACGCCGATCGCCGAGAAGCACGGGCTGGCCCTGGTGGAGGACGCCGCCCAGGCGCACGCCGCCACCCTCCACGGCCGCCCGGTCGGCGCCTTCGGGGCGGCCGGCTGCTTCTCCTTCTACCCGACCAAGAACATGCACGCCCTGGAGGGCGGCATGGTCACCGTCGCCGACCCCGAACTCGCCCGGAAGCTGCGGCTGCTGCGCAACCAGGGGATGGAGCGCCGGTACGCCAACGAGGTGGTCGGCGCCAACCTGCGGATGACCGACGTCTCCGCGGCCATCGGCCGGGTGCAGCTCGGCCGGCTGCCCGGCTGGACGGACCAGCGGCGGGCCAACGCCAAGGCGCTGGACGCCGGCATCCGGCGGCTGGTCACCCCGCCGGTGGCGGATGGGGCCCAGCACGTCTACCACCAGTACACGGTCCGGGTCCCCGGCAACGGCCGGCCGGACCGGGACGCCGTGCAGCAGGCGCTGGCCGGCCGCGGGGTCGGCAGCGCCGTCTACTACCCGACGCCGATCCACCGGCTCGCGCCGTTCCGCGCGGCTGTGACCGGTCGGAACGGCGCGGACCTGCCGGAGACCGAGCGGGCGGCGGCCGAGGTGCTGTCCCTGCCGGTCCATCCGTCCCTGACACGGAGCGAACTCGACCGGGTGATCAGTGCGGTGAACGCGCTGGGAGGAGTGCTGTGA
- a CDS encoding acyltransferase — MGGRVMVSADVDPRAELGEGTTVWHLAQIREGARLGEECVVGRGAYVGTDVRIGDRVKLQNYALVYEPAELGDGVFVGPAAVLTNDQYPRSVDPEGRLKGSADWDLVGVVIGEGAAIGARAVCVAPLRIGRWAMVGAGAVVTRDVPDHALVAGVPARRIGWVGRAGARLTEDPERPGEWVCPTTGERYREAADGLAALGPEGSDGLDVDGGPERELLMELESTTEVAG; from the coding sequence GTGGGCGGCAGGGTGATGGTGAGCGCGGACGTGGATCCGCGCGCGGAGCTGGGCGAGGGCACCACGGTGTGGCATCTCGCGCAGATCCGGGAGGGCGCCCGGTTGGGCGAGGAGTGCGTGGTCGGCCGGGGCGCCTATGTCGGCACCGACGTGCGCATCGGCGACCGGGTCAAGCTGCAGAACTACGCGCTGGTGTACGAGCCGGCGGAGCTGGGCGACGGGGTCTTCGTCGGCCCGGCGGCGGTACTGACGAATGATCAGTATCCACGCTCGGTCGACCCGGAGGGGCGGCTCAAGGGCTCTGCGGACTGGGACCTGGTCGGCGTCGTGATCGGTGAGGGCGCCGCGATCGGCGCCCGCGCGGTCTGCGTGGCGCCGCTGCGGATCGGCCGCTGGGCGATGGTCGGCGCCGGCGCCGTCGTGACCCGGGACGTCCCGGACCACGCGCTGGTGGCCGGGGTCCCGGCGCGCCGGATCGGCTGGGTCGGGCGGGCCGGCGCCCGGTTGACGGAGGACCCCGAGCGGCCGGGCGAGTGGGTCTGCCCGACCACCGGGGAGCGGTACCGCGAGGCCGCCGACGGCCTCGCCGCCCTCGGCCCCGAGGGGTCGGACGGCCTGGATGTGGACGGCGGCCCGGAGCGGGAGCTGCTGATGGAGCTGGAGTCGACGACGGAGGTGGCGGGATGA
- a CDS encoding glycosyltransferase, with product MDGRQAASGRRAVDVSVVSSGHHVADARLHRHCAALRRAGLSVEVIARGAAGDAPVGADFRPLPGRGRVRRGLSALVLPIRARGRVMVTLDPELVPSARLRRALWPGRRLVVDVHEDYLALLADRAWARGAAGAVARGWARSATLLSRGADVTAVADEHVPPLAAVRRMVVRNLPDFGLLPSPSALDPVPRALYVGDVRESRGLSAMLWALEAAPDWELDIVGPLAPAAERTVERWRATSPAAGRVRFHGRMPPQKAWALARGAWAGIALLEGTRAFSEAIPSKVYEYLACGLPVLTSPLPRAARLVEDAGAGAVAADGEAAGAVLAGWSGQRREAHRAARAAALRWSAAQRGAPTPYDELAFAVAELLDRRPPLAQSVAAMADAVAGAAAEVAEAVSAAAPAPASAGGGRRRGGEADSAGGPRAAGGERGEDEFGEDGTRRQWAAG from the coding sequence GTGGACGGGCGCCAAGCTGCCTCCGGCCGGCGGGCCGTGGACGTCTCGGTGGTGAGCAGCGGCCACCATGTGGCCGATGCGCGACTGCACCGGCACTGCGCCGCACTGCGCAGGGCCGGGCTCAGCGTGGAGGTGATCGCCCGCGGCGCGGCCGGGGACGCCCCGGTGGGAGCGGACTTCCGCCCGCTGCCGGGGCGCGGCCGGGTCCGCCGGGGGCTCAGCGCGCTGGTGCTGCCGATCCGGGCGCGCGGCCGGGTGATGGTCACCCTCGACCCCGAACTGGTCCCCTCCGCGCGGCTGCGCCGGGCGCTGTGGCCGGGGCGGCGGCTGGTGGTGGACGTCCACGAGGACTACCTGGCGCTGCTCGCCGACCGGGCCTGGGCCCGCGGCGCGGCCGGGGCGGTGGCCCGCGGCTGGGCCCGCAGCGCGACCCTCCTCAGCCGGGGCGCGGACGTCACCGCGGTCGCCGACGAGCACGTGCCGCCGCTGGCGGCCGTGCGCCGGATGGTGGTCCGCAACCTGCCGGACTTCGGCCTGCTGCCCAGCCCCTCGGCGCTCGACCCGGTGCCGCGGGCGCTCTATGTCGGCGACGTCCGGGAGAGCCGCGGGCTGAGCGCGATGCTGTGGGCACTGGAGGCGGCGCCCGACTGGGAGCTGGACATCGTCGGCCCGCTGGCGCCGGCCGCCGAGCGGACCGTGGAGCGCTGGCGGGCCACCAGCCCGGCGGCGGGCCGGGTGCGGTTCCACGGCCGGATGCCCCCGCAGAAGGCCTGGGCGCTGGCCAGGGGCGCCTGGGCCGGGATAGCCCTGCTGGAGGGCACTCGGGCGTTCAGCGAGGCCATCCCGTCCAAGGTCTACGAGTATCTGGCCTGCGGGCTGCCGGTGCTGACCTCGCCGCTGCCGCGGGCGGCGCGGCTGGTCGAGGACGCGGGCGCCGGAGCTGTGGCGGCGGACGGCGAGGCGGCCGGCGCGGTGCTGGCCGGCTGGAGCGGGCAGCGCCGGGAGGCCCACAGGGCCGCCCGGGCGGCCGCACTGCGCTGGTCCGCGGCACAGCGCGGGGCGCCCACGCCGTACGACGAACTGGCCTTCGCGGTGGCCGAGTTGCTGGACCGCAGGCCGCCGCTGGCGCAGTCGGTGGCGGCGATGGCGGATGCCGTGGCCGGTGCCGCGGCGGAGGTCGCGGAGGCGGTGTCGGCGGCCGCGCCCGCGCCCGCCAGTGCCGGCGGCGGACGCCGGCGCGGTGGCGAGGCCGACAGTGCCGGCGGCCCTAGGGCGGCCGGCGGCGAGCGCGGTGAGGACGAATTCGGAGAGGACGGGACGAGGCGGCAGTGGGCGGCAGGGTGA
- a CDS encoding ABC transporter ATP-binding protein: protein MSSLSASELELATQEAAPSAGPTVVQGPAAGEEPSTGPKPSAETDFAVRVENVHITYRTAIDPRANTFRHKVTRLGRREKLVHEVKALRGVSFDVQPGTVLGIVGANGAGKSTLMRAVAGILPPSTGQIEVNGRISTLLALGVGFNGNLSGRENVVLGGLAAGLTRKQIAEKYEEIAAWADLGDFIDLPMKTYSSGMYGRLAFAVSTHMEPDVLLIDEALSAGDAKFKRKSQDKMQELCDQARTIFIVSHAAGTIRDLCNDCVWLHKGELLTRGTPDEVLKEYLEFQGVVEDAVVMEDV, encoded by the coding sequence GTGAGTTCTCTGTCCGCCTCTGAGCTCGAACTCGCGACGCAGGAAGCCGCACCGTCCGCAGGTCCCACGGTCGTCCAGGGCCCGGCGGCGGGGGAGGAACCGTCGACCGGCCCGAAGCCGTCCGCCGAGACCGACTTCGCCGTCCGCGTCGAGAACGTCCACATCACCTACCGGACCGCGATCGATCCGCGGGCCAACACCTTCCGGCACAAGGTCACCCGGCTCGGCCGCCGGGAGAAGCTGGTGCACGAGGTCAAGGCGCTGCGCGGGGTCAGCTTCGACGTGCAGCCCGGCACCGTCCTCGGCATCGTCGGGGCCAACGGCGCCGGCAAGTCCACCCTGATGCGGGCGGTCGCCGGGATCCTTCCGCCGTCCACCGGCCAGATCGAGGTGAACGGCCGGATCTCCACGCTGCTGGCGCTCGGCGTCGGCTTCAACGGCAACCTCAGCGGGCGGGAGAACGTGGTGCTGGGCGGCCTCGCCGCCGGGCTGACCCGCAAGCAGATCGCCGAGAAGTACGAGGAGATCGCCGCCTGGGCGGACCTCGGGGACTTCATCGACCTGCCGATGAAGACCTACTCCTCCGGGATGTACGGCCGGCTCGCGTTCGCGGTCTCCACCCACATGGAGCCGGACGTGCTGCTGATCGACGAGGCCCTGTCGGCCGGCGACGCCAAGTTCAAGCGCAAGTCGCAGGACAAGATGCAGGAGCTGTGCGACCAGGCGCGGACGATCTTCATCGTCAGCCACGCCGCCGGCACCATCCGCGACCTGTGCAACGACTGCGTCTGGCTGCACAAGGGCGAGCTCCTCACCCGGGGCACCCCCGACGAGGTGCTCAAGGAGTACCTGGAGTTCCAGGGCGTCGTCGAGGACGCCGTCGTCATGGAGGACGTGTAG